Genomic window (Heterodontus francisci isolate sHetFra1 chromosome 41, sHetFra1.hap1, whole genome shotgun sequence):
TGGCAGGAGTAGCTCCTCGAAACATATCCAGTTCATAAGATCATAAATAGGAACAGTTAGTGGCTCATTGCACTTAGATCTATAATCATAgatgaatcatagaaatttactgcacagaatgaggccattcagcccatcgagtttgaGCCAgctaaaaaagagctatccagactAATCTTACTTTCTGGATCtgttccgtagccttgtaggttatggcacttcaagtgcctatggaagtactttttaaatgcgggGAGAAATTTCTGCCACTACCACCCTGTCAGGCCTGTGAGATCCAGACCTTCACCACCCTCCGGCTCCATTCTGTGTGTTTACCAATACAGCAGCTTTCTCTCAACCTCTGCTGTTCCTTGACAATTGTGAGTGAGCCGTCACAGATTTCCTTGTCTTTGCATACCAGTTCCCACAAATTCCCTGCCTCGACCCAATCTGTCCCCCACCAGCCTCCCTCTCCAGTTcccaacctccccctccccccagcctcCACCTTTTCCCCCGCCTTCCCCTTTGTTCCCTGCCTCCCTCCACCAAGTAAGATTGTGTTAAGTTTTTAATTTGATTGATCCCCTGGTTTACAGGCTCTGCCGTGCAGTGTGAAGAAGCAGAATGTCTGAACAACTTCACAGCATCAACCTTCAGAATTTCAGCAGGTCGCTACTGGAGACACTCAACTCCCAGCGTCTGGGTGGCCATTTCTGTGATGTAACGGTACGGATCCACAACACAGCGCTTCGAGCCCACCGCTGTGTCCTGGCTGCTGCTAGCCCCTTTTTCCACGATAAACTGTTGTTGGGTTACAGTGAGATTGAGGTTCCACCCCTAGTCTCGGCCCAGACTCTGCGGCGGCTGGTGGATTTCATGTACAGTGGCTCGCTGATGGTTTCTCACGTGGAGGCTCTGCAGATCCTCACAGCAGCGAGTGTCCTTCAGATTAAAACCATCATCGACGAGTGCACACGCATTATTTCACAAAATGCCCCACAAAAGACTCAGGGACTCCAGCCATTCGTCAGCCAAAAGATGGACCTTTCTGATGAAAAGGAAGCCATTATTTGCCAAACAGTCGGTGACCAGATCCACAAGTTTCCCATGGGACTGATTGAAACAGCGTTATCACCCCATGCAACTGAGAAAGAGTTTGACTTTGTGCGCGGAGGTACAAAGAACATGACAACAAGTGATGTAGGGTATAAAGCAGAAGAAATCAGCCCCACACTGAGCAGACAGCTACCATCTGCACTTCCGAAGGGAGCTGGAGAGCAGGCCATGTCTGACCAGGAGAACCTGTCTCTGATAGATACCAGCCGTAACAGCGAGGTACGTGCACTGTGGTACAACAccgcggccaatcagaggccggagaTGCCATTGTTACCACAAGGTAGCCATAGCCGCAAGCAGCGTCAGCCAATCCGGCTCCAAATGGCAGACGGAAGTCAAGTGACCATCAAGGAAGAAGATGATGATCTTCTTTACTGCGGGGAGAGCATTTCCAGAGCAACTGTCTCTGATCAATCTACCGAGCACATCAACCAAGGTGAACGGACTGAGGATATCTCCGAGACAAACACATTTGACCCCAACCAGAGTGCAATGGGGGAACGAAGAGACTCTGCCAGTCATTTGAGTTTGAGTGGCAAAGGGGACGAGTTGGAATTTTTCAACGCGAGTGACCTCTTACCAGAGGAGCTAAAGACCTTTTGGCACGGAGAGAAAGAGGAGAAGGAGACATCCTTACAACAAAACCGGAAAGCAGACTGCAAGTCCCAGCTTGATGCTTCCTTCCCACGGCCTTCAACGTTTATGCAAGAATTTCTCCCAGGATCTGCCATGCAGTCCAACCCACGGAACCAGGGCTGCTCCATGCAGTATGACGTTCAAGGAGATGCCACTGCAGCCAGCACTGCCAGTCACCGCAACCTCTTCCAAATGAGCCTTCCTCAGTCTCCTCACCTTCCGCCTTTGCCCTCCACCTCCCAGACATGTCTGCCCAGCATTTCAGTTCAGCCACCATGCCAGAACCCCCCAGTGTTCGTGGATGCGGGACAGGCAGTGTCAGCTCCTTCTCAGGCCAGTCAGAGTTCCGGTGAAACTGAACGGAAGCCTTATGGATGTGCGCAATGTGGGAAGACCTTCAGTTCGAGACAGAACTACGCCAAGCACATGTTTGTGCACACAGGTGGGTTGATCATTATTACCCCTTTTATTTAAAATCATTCTTTCTGTAGCTCACTCCTTTTCCATGTGCTATTTCTTGGATGAGTGACGGAGAATAAAAAGCTCCCTCCCAAACTTTGTTAGtcatttattttcagttttttccaCTCCTCccttgaagctgctgactctcactgggatacagttcctgaaggtgctgactctcactgggatacagttcctgaaggtgctgactctcactgggggacagttcctgacactcactgggatacagttcctgaaggtgctgactctcactgggatacagttcctgaaggtgctgactctcactgggatacagttcctgactctcactgggatacagttcctgaaggtgctgactctcactgggatacagttcctgaaggtgctgactctcactgggatacagttcctgaaggtgctgactctcactgggatacagttcctgaaggtgctgactctcactgggatacagttcctgaaggtgttgactctcactgggatacagttcctgaaggtgctgactctcactcggggacagttcctgaaggtgctgactctcactgggatacagttcctgaaggtgctgactctcactgggggatggaTTCCatgggtgctgattctgactgggaTATAATTTTCATGGGCAGTGATTCTCACAGGTAAACAGGTTCCATTTGcaatgcctctcactggggtacaggttccagggGAGTGACTCACTGGGCCCAGGATATGCCGAGGCTAACTATAACACAGAGCATCTCTCAGCCGACTGCAACTAATGACATAGACCAAGAGTCAGACTATGAACCTTTAGGCTTTGTGGCTGCTGCTTTTACCTATTGGATAAAGAAAGAATGTAGTCAGGGCGGGGAGTCTGTAAAAATCAATCACTTTTATCCAGAATGATTTTGTGAATTTGAGCAGTAACTGTATttggtatctattcccctaactacagTTATATGGAGAGTAACTGAGGATAGCTAGC
Coding sequences:
- the LOC137353494 gene encoding zinc finger and BTB domain-containing protein 20-like isoform X2, with translation MSEQLHSINLQNFSRSLLETLNSQRLGGHFCDVTVRIHNTALRAHRCVLAAASPFFHDKLLLGYSEIEVPPLVSAQTLRRLVDFMYSGSLMVSHVEALQILTAASVLQIKTIIDECTRIISQNAPQKTQGLQPFVSQKMDLSDEKEAIICQTVGDQIHKFPMGLIETALSPHATEKEFDFVRGGTKNMTTSDVGYKAEEISPTLSRQLPSALPKGAGEQAMSDQENLSLIDTSRNSEVRALWYNTAANQRPEMPLLPQGSHSRKQRQPIRLQMADGSQVTIKEEDDDLLYCGESISRATVSDQSTEHINQGERTEDISETNTFDPNQSAMGERRDSASHLSLSGKGDELEFFNASDLLPEELKTFWHGEKEEKETSLQQNRKADCKSQLDASFPRPSTFMQEFLPGSAMQSNPRNQGCSMQYDVQGDATAASTASHRNLFQMSLPQSPHLPPLPSTSQTCLPSISVQPPCQNPPVFVDAGQAVSAPSQASQSSGETERKPYGCAQCGKTFSSRQNYAKHMFVHTGSVCIGGL
- the LOC137353494 gene encoding zinc finger and BTB domain-containing protein 20-like isoform X1, with protein sequence MSEQLHSINLQNFSRSLLETLNSQRLGGHFCDVTVRIHNTALRAHRCVLAAASPFFHDKLLLGYSEIEVPPLVSAQTLRRLVDFMYSGSLMVSHVEALQILTAASVLQIKTIIDECTRIISQNAPQKTQGLQPFVSQKMDLSDEKEAIICQTVGDQIHKFPMGLIETALSPHATEKEFDFVRGGTKNMTTSDVGYKAEEISPTLSRQLPSALPKGAGEQAMSDQENLSLIDTSRNSEVRALWYNTAANQRPEMPLLPQGSHSRKQRQPIRLQMADGSQVTIKEEDDDLLYCGESISRATVSDQSTEHINQGERTEDISETNTFDPNQSAMGERRDSASHLSLSGKGDELEFFNASDLLPEELKTFWHGEKEEKETSLQQNRKADCKSQLDASFPRPSTFMQEFLPGSAMQSNPRNQGCSMQYDVQGDATAASTASHRNLFQMSLPQSPHLPPLPSTSQTCLPSISVQPPCQNPPVFVDAGQAVSAPSQASQSSGETERKPYGCAQCGKTFSSRQNYAKHMFVHTGEKPHQCSVCWRSFSLRDYLIKHMVTHTGVRAYQCPVCNKRFTQKSSLNVHMRLHRGEKAFECHVCNKRFSHKTLLERHMATHII